The DNA window GAGACTCGTTTCAGCTGAATACAATACATATTGAAcgatttacataaatacacaatagAGACGGTGGGAAAATGTTCCGAGtttgaaaaaattacatattatgtatggtTTCTAATATGTGcttgatgttattaaataaacgattacCTATCAAAACTATTCACATTTATACAttccaaatatataaagttaagaattttactaaaaatattattaggtaacttgatacaaattataaagacgatgttaatttgtgtttatccaCAATAAAATCTCTATTCTCAACTGGtagtagatttatttttaatttattatataaagtgatGCTTCAAATGTGCTtactcatataaaatatgaaagttgtgattttattaaacttcagGAAACACCGTTTCTATGGAAATCAAACGTCAATGTCCTTTTCCCTGTTTTTCTCGCGGTCGTTGAACCTACCCCTTACCGAATTTAGGCAATTAAGCATAGGGTGTTCATATTCATGTTACGGAATGAAAGTCGACTAAGGGGGACCGTTCTCACTTTCTGCGGGGTGAATGCACTAGGGGCCTCGGGGGTGGCCTCCCTTGCCCTCCCTCCGACCGCATCAAAGACACTCATTGAAGGCGACGGAAAGTAATGCACAGTCGGGACCAGCAATCCAAAAAACATGCCGATGAATAAAGTAAACGATGATTTTTGCAAATAACTCATATTTGGGTTTATTTAAAAGAGCTTTTCAAATTAAGGACGAATTtggtaaaataagaaaatatcttaaaaacattactgcataactttatatatattttttaaatatattgtttttcttctATTATCTAAAAAGGATGGCACGGTCAACATGGATAAGATGACAGAAGCACAAAAAACCGCGTATTTGGAGGCACATGTAGCGGTACAACAACATATGGCTCAAGCTGCAGCTGCTGCTAGGCGCgagcaacaacaacaacaacaacagcagcagcagcagcagcaacaacaacaacagcagcAGCAACAACAGCAGCAACAACAACAGCAGCAACAGCAACAGCAacaacagcagcagcagcaacagcagcagcagcagcagcaacagCAGCAACAACAACAGCAGCAACACCATCAACAACAGCAACAGCAATCAAACAACTCCAATAACACCTCGCGACATCATCAAGAAATGCAAGTAAGTAGACAGCATGAcacagtatattatataatatgtaaacaaaagaTTTAGCAGACCTTTAAGATCCGCCGCATACCAAATCGTCTTTGTTAACGTTTTCCTTTTTGGTAATGTTAGGTTTGTTTCCTTTCACTGTTTACAGTTTTCTAGCTTGCTTCACAAATAATCCCTTAGTCCTCTCTAATGACACCTAGGGCTGTGATGATTATGAGtagtgaaattaataataaatacccaGCGCAAATAATAAAGACTTAGCTAatccaataatattaaaagcgaGATTATActagacacaaaatatattggTTTGAAAACAATTGGGATATTTCTTTTAGCAGGCACAAAGCAACACGCACCCCGGCCACCCTTCTCCACCAACAGTTAGTTCAACTCAACATCACTATGCAACCATTAATTCTCCAATCAAAGTTCCGCAAGTAAGCTCCAGCACGGGTGGTCCAGATTCCACATTCACAGTTCCAGATGATGTTGGGATGGGATTTGAAGGAGGAGTGCGAGTGCTACAAAGCCTTGGAAATTGGTgagtatatcaatatttaaaattattgcttatttaacatataatatacaaacaacatactaaaacttactttataactgtacaaaaataaacaaaaataatgtttgcttTATTAGTAGTATAAAACAACAGTACCatgaataaattaactattgaattaaatttaattgaaatgtttgtgtataattatacatacatgaaaattgattattatataatttcatgatGCTATCTCAACAACATACTCGTAGTTGATataataaggtatatttaaatatcgacgattcaaaaacgcttcattgtgaagtttacttgaataaaattgatttgatttgatataattttaacaaaattgctATCAATGTGAATAATTGactgaaaacaaaaacaaattcacCTAGCATTATAGGAATTTTTGCAGGTCGCCAGaagtaacaaataatattcCTCGACCAAATTTGATTCCCTTCACGGAACCATACGCCGAAGGTGGATCAATGCATCCGGGAACACGCTTGAAAGCGCTTCAGGGTACCGCTGTAAGAAAACATCCAGCTATTAAACCGACCAGCTCAACTAACgacggtaaatattttatttggttatatGAGATAAGTTGCATactttattaagaattaatttaaattaatatttatcaggaAACAAAGCATTCGAGTGTACTGTATGCGGCAAAGGTTTAGCACGTAAAGACAAGTTAACAATACATATGAGGATACATACTGGTAATTGATTAATTGTTATATGAGATAAACAAGTTTCGATACTATATAAAAgaagaatattatttcaaagcTGCGAGGTTTAAAGGTTTTACTCTTTTCTCAGGTGAAAAGCCGTACGTTTGTGAAGTTTGCAATAAAGCGTTTGCGAGAAGGGATAAACTGGTCCTGCACATGAATAAGTTAAAACATATAACGCCTTCAAACATAGCACCTTTGGGTAAACGGACTATAACTATACCTCGTAcgttatattttgtgtaatcaTGAATAGTCACAGgtggtaataaaaacaaattatcaaaCTTAAATACCTCGAACATTTAAACCGgattcaatattttctttagatcaataataaaataaaacaatttgaatatttttttgcagcTTTAAAGTTAGACGACGTCAAGCCGAAACAAGAAGATACAAAGCCAAGTCAAGCAGAAATCGCAGCGGTAGCTCAGCAACAacaacagcagcagcagcagcagcaacagCAACAACAGCAGCAACAGCAACAGCAACAACATTCCCACCAGCAGCCGATTCAGGTCTGCCAGGTACCGGGACACAACTTTACGGTAAATCCCACAAAAAATAAAGGCATGCAAAGTTATCGATGTTTATAGAATCTTTCGTTAATATTctgtagatattattttattctcatcATTTTCAGCGCAATATTTTGctcatatcattttttttttgttaagcatTTATGTACTTGCTTTTCACTTTCTATATTACTTTCAACGAACTCGcagttattacatatttttaattccaaaatttACTGTAAGCTAATAAATTACATCTTATTTTACTTAATCAATGACACAGGTAGTTTCCAGTTATTATATCggtttttcaaaaaattttcaGAATTCAAATCTAGTTCATACAAGTGCTGCAACTGCTGCAGTAGCGGCTGCTACTGCGGGCATGGTGGTATCGTGGTCTTGCGAGCTCTGCGGTCGACTCTTCGCAACAAGAGATGAATGGAGTGCACACGCCAAATCACATCTACCAGATACTAAATTACTCCAAGATAAAATGCAACAGGCCTCACAACATCAGGTTAGCAGAATTATTTCAACCCTCgttttaagatgttatgttttcaTTGAATGAACGGAATAAATGCAATACTAATTTAACACATTGACAGTCAAAGGTCCCGTGGGACTTACACGGGGGTTTTGACtgtaaaaatgttaaggaaaGTTGGTTGCGTTTGATTGTGGCTACATGATTTATTGAAACTTTCAGCAGCAAGAAAAAGTCCACCTGACAAATCAAGAAAAACTACAATTACTTCACCATCACAACCAGAACCAGCAGATTTTGAATGGACACGGTATAGCTACAGCTTCAGTATCTACAGCTACTGTGGTGAATGAAGGTGGAGGCGGAGGTGCTTACTTCACACATGGGCACACACACTACGCGCCGGAGCGGcagcacacacacgcacaccaTCTGTGTCTCATGTGTCGTCAGGAGTTCGCTGGGAAAGCGGAGTTCATGTTCCATGTAAGAGGGCATTTCGAAGGTAAAGTGAGTGATATAGCAGCGGCTGACGTGTTGGCGCGTTCTCTCGTCGATAACTCGGGCCTGTGTACCTGAGCCACGCCTACGCCCCTCGGCGCATTTCAGTCAGATGTTTGCGGCAAGGGCGTCTTGCAAGACGACACCATAATGTTGAAATTTTGAGACCTAAGTGATGTTTGTGACGAGCTCGCGCACCTATTATCTTGATCAGTTTTATACGGAGTGtagatttttataaactattgttgttttaataaagacGAATCCAataattttttgttgtaaaattataGAATTGGTATAAAtgtgttaacattttttaaaaatacttcatgCAAGCGAGAAAGTTACAAATTTGCAGTCATTTTTattgaagtaattaaaatataaggacTAGCGATTTATTAAATAGGACACTTATTATcctaaaatatcaatataatcttaaatacaatgttccaattcatattattttgatggatcattttttttaagttcaacgAAATATACCTAACGTAAAAcagaaaatcaaattaattaacaaatggagattacaaattaattattattatttcatattttagtcTAGGATTTAattctttctattttataaatatttaatttgtaaacatttaatcCGCCATTGATTCGATTATTTTATaggaacattaaatttaaagtgtaatataagatatattgtacatatataaaaaaaaatcttattattataatggtccaatttatatttttaagcgttTAAATATGAGTttgtacatacaatatatattgtacatagtCGTATTGCttgcaaatataattacttagatAATTAATCTGTATAAAACTGGCGTTACGTATatgcttgtttatttattaaaaaaatatatagttaaaaacttttttacagaaaaaataatgtCTACCTTTAAACTTTGTGTTCTAAAGGGAATGACATGattgatgttataaataaagggGGTGTCAGCATCTCCCTCAAAACTCctccaaatttcaagtctctatgTCTTATCCTGTACATTGATAGTAATTAATCAGTCAGTCacgacattatatttttaaataaatgagttttaattAACAAGAGATGTAAAAATcgaattattgattatttttttatatgtacattctGTAAATTCAGCATAATTTTAAGTGTAACCAGCTTTATACTACAGATTAAATTTACACATTAGATGAATTAATGACAATCCTGCCTAAAGTAATACCAAGGTTGGTGAAATAATGATAAACGATATACTGCCTCTTTTAAATACACATtcctaaattaaaacattaatattaatcatattaataagtgcctgaatgattttatttacgttaggttctttttagtatttttgaatattatccGAAAGAGCTATAGACGCTCTCGTCTCATCGATAttgactaataaaattaaataagatgtttgattgattttaagatatttttctatttattacttatttattgatttaatattaaatgtaagtttAGATTAGTCTAGTCGATAGTTAATGTAAATATGCTGTAAAGCAAATTAAACGGATGAGTGAATCTAGTCATTTTGTAGTTTATAATACTGACGTATTTGCGGTCGTAAACTgtaaatttataagaattaaaaattgtacatacattagtaatacttaattaatatatttaaatcgttcTGTTGCGATagctttataaatactaaatttatatagtGTTAACGAATAACAATATACTAAATGACAGCATCTATTGTAAACAAAGATTTgtttattacgtaaaaaaatattattatgtttttcccTAGCTAATGAacttgtattgtttattatatcattGAAATGTCACGTGTCCGCCATATTtgattgcgtttttttttaaattaagtgttgGTGTTTTGGATTTTTACTTGATAATTTTGGCCATTTAGTGATGTCTAAAACGATAGATAGCGGTttactaatgttttattttcaaaatttttttgaTAGATTACTGAGCGATAGGAAGTATTTATAGTAAGGAAAtgtgtgttttatttcaaatgttatttcgatgttacttttaaattattgttatatttaattaattaaaaacacgtTAATTTGCccgtattaatttcaaatttaaatataattgcataaAATGTCTcgatattaaacatatttttagttgatataaaaaaaaatattgagattaTAAAATGATGCAACCCAAAAAGCCCAAAACTACTttgttatacttatataaaaaaaacgaagttATTTTcactaattcaaataattttaatatttcaatacgaTCAAAATACCGTAATAAGGGATGCTCttgatatttagattttaaaacaatttagtaatttttgattgatttgattttgattctttTATACTTTCTCCGATATTTGTTAAGCACAcagttttttatgtaatattatatattaattaataattgattacctattaattatatatcatccatttataattcattagcatccataaaaattaaatacagatacataacattactttgatattttaagAAGTTTAACAAGAACAAACCATTTGGTGTAAATTTTGTTACTCATATCGATCAATAGTtactgatttattaaaaatacttgagGCTTCTAATTCCTCAAGTTTGGTACGCTTCTTACTTTGTGGTTGATAttctgaattattttaaaaacttacgtACAAGGTATTCCGAAATAACTTACAACTTAGATACATAAAGCGAACTACATTGTAAAGGTATTATACCTTTACTTTGTCACAACAAGACAATCGACACAAGAATGGATGGAAAGTCAAGAGACAGGACCTTTATAGATTTTGtacattaattattcttattcatagagtttttttatttatttcaagagtAACAATAtagcatatataataaaaatgcgaGATACATTTTTAGAACAGCTTAACAATTACACTGCCACTAATTCACTTAAGAAATACCGGACAGAAATGACAAGGAGCAcctattatgttaataaaatatacaaccttCTATGAACACGACTTAAGCCACAGTTTGTAGAATACAAACAAATTGacagtttatcgcaatcgaatcgaaacgtaatcgttctctttcagttgtttttttttattctactaaGGCAATGATCCAGTTTCGGTTCGgtcaaagttggatcggaatattGTCGGGACCGTATCGTAGCCGATATAAATAATGAGAATTATTCCACAAttacgattaagctgaggttattttttgtgaggaatagtcgaagCTGGAATAGAATCGCAAACGTATAATACCGTTATACATTATTAGAATTGACTCCCTTGTTTTATACGATCCACCGTCCAAGAAacccttttattattatacatatcgGTTTTGTATCGTTGACTCATGATGAATAATCACGATTTTGGGTGAAAGTAGGTATGTAAACACATAAAAAGAAATACCGAGACGagaattttaatctatttaaaagtaGGTAGGTAAGTTCAAGGTCTGcatatatgtatgatatacTTTTTAACAGTACAAGTAGTATTTATACTGTTTTATcaattacatgaatataatgaatatatgcaaaatatattaaaaataaattaattttgacacTGGTACTCGACccattattcaaatttattttattaccaatacTTAGATTAAAAGTTGGTTTCGTCTCGATGTTTTCTTTATCTTACTTGACTGCTCtcatttttgtttctaatttgTAGCATCGAATTGACAATTTGATGATTAGATGTAAGGCAACTCATACGTAATTCACTTTCTCTAAACAAAAGGCAAAATAAGTAAATGGCGTGCCAGACCACTTTTCAAAgacaaattttgtaatttatttatgattttatctcTCCTTTTAGCAGGTAAAAGgagagataaaatataaaaatatataagcctTCGTTTTCTATGTCCTCTTTATTgagatatttttgaaagtaaaaCCAAAATATTGTCGATATTAAAGTGTAACATTTCATTAGTTATTCAATACATAGTAACTGTTTAAGTCAGAGATTTTGAAGTTCGACTAACCGATTAAGTAAAAAggtttataaaatgtttgtctTGAAGAGTATGATTTATACACTTCTTATAAATTACAGCCTTCGATTGTTCGTGTCcaagaaaaaaaatcgtaaaactATTCTGTCATAGTACAAAATAACTTGATTATCGTCAGTAATATACATAGGTAAATGAATTACGTAAGGGATTAGGTAATTTGCGTTTAGCAAAACAGAGCACGATGGAAGTTACAAATTCGAGTAGGCATAGGTTCGTACGAGTAAGGTTGCATAGCGCACGATAGGTGGGACATGTATGCAATACattgctaatttaatttatagactATTTGTACATTTGTATAGATTTGAATAGAACTTAATATAAGTAGGTTTATATTTAACTCccttatataatttgattgtaataaataatatatttggctGTTTCTGTTATGATTCAGGAAATAACAAATCGCATcggatattttctttttttttaatatttgagatctttataagtatattatttaacgaacataatattaaaaatcatataatttttcttgcataataattacaacattataattattataaattgtggtCTTAAATAAAACCTAATCTAATggataattctaaaaaaaataggtacgggattaataatatacagtttcaaattaaaaaaaaaaacataaacaaataataataatacatacttctaaaattaaaattcaatttaatttatatggctTACAAAGGATTTTTAccaataaaaatggaaaaatataattcaacatcgttaaataaattaaatacgttattGCGATTTATTTATACTGCTCACGAGTCTAGTGGACTATTAGCCTTgtccaaaagtattttttgtatcaaatcatttaataaatgacgGTGctgcgttatttatttataaatcaagcaataaataatcatacataCAGTTTAATATACAACACAATGAtcactttttacatttttaccggttttttacttaaaataatatactctatTAAGATTATGTAATTGTAGGTATTTAAGTAAAAGGAATTGGCTTTCAAATTGATCTCATGCATCTAGTcgtagtttataataaataaatgaccaaAAAGGGTTTTCTAGTCAGAAACATAACAGTAGGTGTATATATAGACAtagttatataatgtattcaacaaataatgaaaataatttaaggtaaaattagtactattttgtaatttatctttaaggatatttataatattaaaattaatactaacatttttttgccttctattttttatttaaagaattttaaatgtagttaaggttttaaatactttcttaGTGATACAATAACGAGTCTCACAATGTTCACAATATATCTAGAGgagtttgtaaataataaaaaaaactttaatattaataagacgtAAATGTATATCttagcatttataaataaagtgcaAAATAgcttctaaattatatataaaacatgttGTGTAAGAAGTGATTATTATCTGTTAATATtgtcacattttaaataataggtaatttagtaattaattactaattgcTTGCTTGCGTGTGTTTGGTAGCATAATGTTTATAGTCTATAACCCTTATCAATAAATGAACTatctaaagaaaaaatattttttcatattgatAAGTTTACAGTTAAATCATGAGAttagaaaaaaacaaactaaataaatttcgaTAACCTATCTCAATAAATGGACTGTCTAACGCGAAAGGATTTTTCCAAATCGTTAAATTCTGAGAAAAGTGCGTTCAAACAAACTTTTCAgccttttatattaaatatagattaagaGCCTGTATTTCAAGAATACGCACGTACATGTTACTTAAATTTGACAATACAACAGATAATTTTCATTTGCTCATACgtgttattttcaaaatttttgaatattaaccTTAGACtacaattgtattataattaattattaaaaatgccaACAAATTCCAGAgaatacaactttttttttatgtagcgTATTGGATAAAATCTTTGAAAAAGTTATCTATATTGTTACGCTACGTTACGTTACGTACCGTAAATTATTATGCAATGTCTAGACTACAACTAACAACTATGTAAGTCtagatattagatattaaaaaagctTGTACATGCGTGatgtgaaaattaatatattagtaattccaGTAGTTCTGTGGTAGacgtactttttattatttgtgtataagtAAGTGCAAAAGTGTTAAAATTTTTCCTTAAAGTACTTATATATCAAAAACGCTCTCCTGCTATTCCTAAATGAGgagcaataataatttttggCATATCgtatattgtataaagttttaataaattatggtgATGTATGTAAGTAATGTATAGTAGTGAGAATTGTGGAAATAAAAAGGGATATTCACTTGAACTGTAGTTTTCTTTAGCCAAGACAAATAATTTCAAGACAGACTACTACATAGCGTCGGTAcctgatttaataattatttgtaaaaatatgttgagCTTATGAAGCGTACATTTTGAAAAATAGTCACATTAGATTGACAGAAAGCAGAACATGTTGTGTCTAATtttggaattaatatttattacttgtgATCTTTTTCCAAGagatttattagtttattagttttttttagatatattagattttttttttttaagttcaaatttACTGTAAGGGTTTGGTGACCCCTTatctaaacatttattttaaatttttcattagataacgtacaaaaaagtttttctgtattttttcaacgataaagtaaaattttgacGTAATACATTCCTGTCAAGAGATGTTGGATTAAATACGCAATAGTTGTCAAAATTATtagttaactaaataattaaattgtgacTTATAAAAGATTATAGTGATAATGATATAAgaagtatttatttgataactAAGCATTTCTATCcaataaattcaacaaacaGGTAAAATCCGTTTTTAACATTGCCTTTTTTCTGATCGATCTCAATGATAggcaaatttgtattttttcacttttttttttcagtttagtATAGAAATGGACACcgcttatattaatattaaatttacaccatttataaaaagtattgttaAATGTGAATCCCGATATAATTTAGAAATCGTTCCTATAACATCATgtgttgaaaatattgaaaaattagaATGGAAGGATGTAAAAGATAAAATCGAATTTACAATACcgatagtttataaaataataattatgaaacaaaactaTCCGAAAAATCGTACAAAAGTTTATCATTCTTGTGTTGATATAATATCATCTTCatctttaacaaatataaaattgagaCATACAAGTGAATATTCAGTCTTAAGCAAACCAAATGAATGTTTGGATGCTAATAAGACAAAGCATGGTATGGTGCTAAATCCTAAATTGAAGCAAAAAAATGATATACATTTCTATTTAAGTAACAGCAATTACCCATTTAAGTCATTAAAAGTTTTGAAGTCCGCCGTAACTTTATTAACTCAcggaaatttaaaaacatcaaagcAAGATATTAACTATGAA is part of the Vanessa tameamea isolate UH-Manoa-2023 chromosome 10, ilVanTame1 primary haplotype, whole genome shotgun sequence genome and encodes:
- the LOC113393232 gene encoding uncharacterized protein LOC113393232 isoform X1, with translation MDNSCLLDLLIRCFAMTEPEDLNFTAFTDLCRLCSLKSGPRLHIFDKESEQRQILFKLRTCLPTMQISKDDFLPKKICERCVTRLEQLYEWRQSCLNTDSVLRNYAESMRIVTSTINFQDGTVNMDKMTEAQKTAYLEAHVAVQQHMAQAAAAARREQQQQQQQQQQQQQQQQQQQQQQQQQQQQQQQQQQQQQQQQQQQQQQQQQQQQQQHHQQQQQQSNNSNNTSRHHQEMQQAQSNTHPGHPSPPTVSSTQHHYATINSPIKVPQVSSSTGGPDSTFTVPDDVGMGFEGGVRVLQSLGNWNFCRSPEVTNNIPRPNLIPFTEPYAEGGSMHPGTRLKALQGTAVRKHPAIKPTSSTNDGNKAFECTVCGKGLARKDKLTIHMRIHTGEKPYVCEVCNKAFARRDKLVLHMNKLKHITPSNIAPLGKRTITIPPLKLDDVKPKQEDTKPSQAEIAAVAQQQQQQQQQQQQQQQQQQQQQQHSHQQPIQVCQVPGHNFTNSNLVHTSAATAAVAAATAGMVVSWSCELCGRLFATRDEWSAHAKSHLPDTKLLQDKMQQASQHQQQEKVHLTNQEKLQLLHHHNQNQQILNGHGIATASVSTATVVNEGGGGGAYFTHGHTHYAPERQHTHAHHLCLMCRQEFAGKAEFMFHVRGHFEGKVSDIAAADVLARSLVDNSGLCT
- the LOC113393232 gene encoding zinc finger protein 853 isoform X3, translating into MDNSCLLDLLIRCFAMTEPEDLNFTAFTDLCRLCSLKSGPRLHIFDKESEQRQILFKLRTCLPTMQISKDDFLPKKICERCVTRLEQLYEWRQSCLNTDSVLRNYAESMRIVTSTINFQDGTVNMDKMTEAQKTAYLEAHVAVQQHMAQAAAAARREQQQQQQQQQQQQQQQQQQQQQQQQQQQQQQQQQQQQQQQQQQQQQQQQQQQQQQHHQQQQQQSNNSNNTSRHHQEMQQAQSNTHPGHPSPPTVSSTQHHYATINSPIKVPQVSSSTGGPDSTFTVPDDVGMGFEGGVRVLQSLGNWNFCRSPEVTNNIPRPNLIPFTEPYAEGGSMHPGTRLKALQGTAVRKHPAIKPTSSTNDGNKAFECTVCGKGLARKDKLTIHMRIHTGEKPYVCEVCNKAFARRDKLVLHMNKLKHITPSNIAPLGKRTITIPPLKLDDVKPKQEDTKPSQAEIAAVAQQQQQQQQQQQQQQQQQQQQQQHSHQQPIQVCQVPGHNFTNSNLVHTSAATAAVAAATAGMVVSWSCELCGRLFATRDEWSAHAKSHLPDTKLLQDKMQQASQHQQEKVHLTNQEKLQLLHHHNQNQQILNGHGIATASVSTATVVNEGGGGGAYFTHGHTHYAPERQHTHAHHLCLMCRQEFAGKAEFMFHVRGHFEGKVSDIAAADVLARSLVDNSGLCT
- the LOC113393232 gene encoding alpha-protein kinase 1 isoform X8, whose protein sequence is MDVLELYIKDGTVNMDKMTEAQKTAYLEAHVAVQQHMAQAAAAARREQQQQQQQQQQQQQQQQQQQQQQQQQQQQQQQQQQQQQQQQQQQQQQQQQQQQQQHHQQQQQQSNNSNNTSRHHQEMQQAQSNTHPGHPSPPTVSSTQHHYATINSPIKVPQVSSSTGGPDSTFTVPDDVGMGFEGGVRVLQSLGNWNFCRSPEVTNNIPRPNLIPFTEPYAEGGSMHPGTRLKALQGTAVRKHPAIKPTSSTNDGNKAFECTVCGKGLARKDKLTIHMRIHTGEKPYVCEVCNKAFARRDKLVLHMNKLKHITPSNIAPLGKRTITIPPLKLDDVKPKQEDTKPSQAEIAAVAQQQQQQQQQQQQQQQQQQQQQQHSHQQPIQVCQVPGHNFTNSNLVHTSAATAAVAAATAGMVVSWSCELCGRLFATRDEWSAHAKSHLPDTKLLQDKMQQASQHQQQEKVHLTNQEKLQLLHHHNQNQQILNGHGIATASVSTATVVNEGGGGGAYFTHGHTHYAPERQHTHAHHLCLMCRQEFAGKAEFMFHVRGHFEGKVSDIAAADVLARSLVDNSGLCT
- the LOC113393232 gene encoding alpha-protein kinase 1 isoform X7 — protein: MDNSCLLDLLIRCFAMTEPEDLNFTAFTDLCRLCSLKSGPRLHIFDKESEQRQILFKLRTCLPTMQISKDDFLPKKICERCVTRLEQLYEWRQSCLNTDSVLRNYAESMRIVTSTINFQDGTVNMDKMTEAQKTAYLEAHVAVQQHMAQAAAAARREQQQQQQQQQQQQQQQQQQQQQQQQQQQQQQQQQQQQQQQQQQQQQQQQQQQQQQHHQQQQQQSNNSNNTSRHHQEMQQAQSNTHPGHPSPPTVSSTQHHYATINSPIKVPQVSSSTGGPDSTFTVPDDVGMGFEGGVRVLQSLGNWNFCRSPEVTNNIPRPNLIPFTEPYAEGGSMHPGTRLKALQGTAVRKHPAIKPTSSTNDGNKAFECTVCGKGLARKDKLTIHMRIHTGEKPYVCEVCNKAFARRDKLVLHMNKLKHITPSNIAPLALKLDDVKPKQEDTKPSQAEIAAVAQQQQQQQQQQQQQQQQQQQQQQHSHQQPIQVCQVPGHNFTNSNLVHTSAATAAVAAATAGMVVSWSCELCGRLFATRDEWSAHAKSHLPDTKLLQDKMQQASQHQQQEKVHLTNQEKLQLLHHHNQNQQILNGHGIATASVSTATVVNEGGGGGAYFTHGHTHYAPERQHTHAHHLCLMCRQEFAGKAEFMFHVRGHFEGKVSDIAAADVLARSLVDNSGLCT
- the LOC113393232 gene encoding uncharacterized protein LOC113393232 isoform X5; this encodes MDNSCLLDLLIRCFAMTEPEDLNFTAFTDLCRLCSLKSGPRLHIFDKESEQRQILFKLRTCLPTMQISKDDFLPKKICERCVTRLEQLYEWRQSCLNTDSVLRNYAESMRIVTSTINFQDGTVNMDKMTEAQKTAYLEAHVAVQQHMAQAAAAARREQQQQQQQQQQQQQQQQQQQQQQQQQQQQQQQQQQQQQQQQQQQQQQQQQQQQQQHHQQQQQQSNNSNNTSRHHQEMQQAQSNTHPGHPSPPTVSSTQHHYATINSPIKVPQVSSSTGGPDSTFTVPDDVGMGFEGGVRVLQSLGNWSPEVTNNIPRPNLIPFTEPYAEGGSMHPGTRLKALQGTAVRKHPAIKPTSSTNDGNKAFECTVCGKGLARKDKLTIHMRIHTGEKPYVCEVCNKAFARRDKLVLHMNKLKHITPSNIAPLGKRTITIPPLKLDDVKPKQEDTKPSQAEIAAVAQQQQQQQQQQQQQQQQQQQQQQHSHQQPIQVCQVPGHNFTNSNLVHTSAATAAVAAATAGMVVSWSCELCGRLFATRDEWSAHAKSHLPDTKLLQDKMQQASQHQQQEKVHLTNQEKLQLLHHHNQNQQILNGHGIATASVSTATVVNEGGGGGAYFTHGHTHYAPERQHTHAHHLCLMCRQEFAGKAEFMFHVRGHFEGKVSDIAAADVLARSLVDNSGLCT